tttttgttgaaatatctcctctttctcttggaAAAGCTATTCATGCAGAACTGATCCTAAAATTTTAGGACTGTAAACGATGTAGTGAAAGTTtcaataaaaaatgtaaatttgagaatttttgtttatatattatttaaaaaaattggagagTATTGGTCAATTTTTCACTGATCTATGTTCATCGCCGGCCATGCATTCACGTTTCtggaagaaataataaaaatagtatattgacaaataaaaaggttttattattaatataagaGAAAATTGAAGTCTATGATAAATTATTAACATAGCAAACACTCGGTATTAGATTTGATTCAGTTGGCGCGCCAGTTTAAGAACCAGGTTTTATAGTGTGTCCAATGTCAATCACATGTCTTGTCTTTTTAAAAGCAGAACAAGATAGGATTGGATAGGATCCTCCCACTAGCTGGCTCATTAGCATAGGtccattatttttatattctcaCCACTCAAAACACTATTACTACTATAGTTGATGTACGTTTTACGCGACTatccactattttttttttgtgacaccTCCactatacaaaaatcgattaatacatatttatttacataaacTTTATTTAGGTCACAAGATTTATCAAATGCATCACCCTAGACCGTTGGATGACCCAGCTTGGATCTACTAACAATATAGtgtatatctttttatttattaaaaataataagatatatatcATCTTTATTTcctattttgttgtttttaaaaaaatcctatTTCGTTTGATTCATTAAATTTCACGTACATGCTATAGCATATAGTGTAGCCGAGTATATACGGATATGCGCATTTTTATAAGCATATGTACAGGTGCAGGTCTAATATAAATTCACATAGAACAGTATGAAAATTTATCaattcatataataaaaactatctCATTTTAGTTCTAGAAAACAATGCGCCACCTTTTAGCTTCATCCGTTCGTTAGCCCAAACGTAACAAAAACTGGTCAAAGGGGAGGCGCCAACGGTTTAGAAACAACAATTGCTCAAAGAAACTGTTACGTTGTTaaatcttttttcattttttgttaatttaacatttgacctttttttttgttgagaagaaacaaaaaacagaTAGAGAAAACCAAATCTTCAGCGTAACAAATAAAAGCAAAGTTGATATGAAAAGTTTTGAGAACAGGTCATTCCCTTTCATAACTTATACTTATCATCATCCTCATGAACGAATCTCTAGCACTAACTCCTGCGCCTTGGCCAGCAATTAGCAAGGTCGAAGTTTGTTACCGAGCTTTCTTCAACATCTCTTCTTACGGAATCTTGGAAAACTATGAAACTCCGAGTGTCATCTTCGGATACGCATTGCCTCTTCTTGAGTTGCAGATCATTATCATCTTCGTTTTAATAGTGTTATCTCATATGTTCCTTAGATTTATTGGCGTACCACAGTTCGTTTCTTACATGTTTGTAAGTTACAACACACCAAATCTTGATTTCTTGATTTCAAAAGTTATAATCTCGTGtgtcaccaaaaaaaaaaaaaagttataatctcGTCATTTCTTGTGTCGCAAGTAACAtgtttttggtgtttttaatCAGACGGGGTTGCTTCTGGGACGTCACCTATTTGATCTTCAGGACTTTTCTTCCCACCATTTATCGTTAGACGTGGCGTTAGATGGTAACATAGCGTTAGAAGGTGTGGCCAACTTGGGTTTAATAATGTTCACGTTCTTGATGGGCGTGAAGACCAACAAAAGAGCCGTGTTTCATATCGGTAAAGGCACGGTTGCGATCGCGGTTTTGTCCTTTGTGGTGACTATGACCGCCGGATTAGCCTTTAGAAACTTCCAGCTAGACAAGGCCGACCCTCTCTATATGCCTCTGAAACTGGCTCCAACAGAACGCACCGTGATTGTATCAGTTCAAGCGTTAACGCTGTTACCCGTAATAACGCACCTGGTATATGAGCTTAAGATTCCAAACTCGGAGCTCGGCCGCCTCGCCATATCTATTGCAACGATTAATGATCTCCTAGGATTTATCACTCTGCAATGCGTTTCCTACGTAGCATCATACAGGTATGCAAGATATCCtcgttttttcttttgctaagAGACAtcctagatttagggtttaattgttgcatttctcattactttttttatatcaagttaaaaaaaaaaagttagatatATATTCAAGTTTTTTATTCTTACCTTCTCGAACTAGGTTGTAGCTGAAGTCTAAAGATTTGGGTTTTCTTCCAAAAGACTCTAATCTCTTAACAGAAGACTTTTGACATACATGCTATTTTTTCATTGGCTAATAATTTctaattgttattatatattttgaaaaactcTTTTGAATTTCTTAGCGTTGTGCATGCTTAAAGCGATAAACTTGGTCAACAATTTAAAACATTCATCATACTTTCTATTTCATCAATTCGAGAGATAGGAGATAGAAAGTATGATGAATGTTATCAAATGTGGTTCGCTACAAAATGAGTATCATAAAGTTCTTTCtgctataaagttataaaaacagtattatttttttaatcaatttaacaataattcaaaaaagaaaaaaaaaacttgctcAAAAGATTAACCATATTATTTTACTATCTAGCCGATGGCATggtataatttttcttttagatgATATGGTTTTTGAACACATTACAATAGTTTAAAACTGTCATGCAGGTATGTATCGCCTAGAATAGCCAACCGCGATGCACTGGCAATGACCATCTTAATCCTTGTGATCCTATTCATCATCAAGCCTACGGCTCAATGGATATTCGACACAAGTCCAGAAGGCAAACCCGTACGGGAACTCTATGTATACGGAACAATTATGACCGCAATCGCTGCGAGTATTTGCACAACTTATTTCCACCAAGTCCACGTTTTAGGAGCTATATTGGTCGGGATGGCCATCCCAGACGGTCCACCTCTTGGGTCTGCGTTAGAAGCCAAGTTTGAGGGATTGGTTACAAACATATTTTTACCGATTTCAATAGTGGTAATGACCATGAAAGCTGACATTTCAAAGGTATTGTACGCGTTCGATGACATAGCCATTAACATATTTTTGGTGGGTTTCACATTGGTCGTCAAATGGACTGCTACTTTTGGGTCTTGCTTGATCTTCAAGTTACCTACTAACGAATCTATTATCCTCGCCATTATGATGAACTATAAGGGTTTCGTCGACTTATGCTTCTTTGAAGGAGCCGCGAATCATCGGGTAAGAtaactttatattaaaaaccTGAACACACTTTACATGCATGCATATATCATTATTTCGAATTAAtgggtttattttatttttattttgtaatgtaGAATCTATCGCAAGCCACTCACACGTTCATGATAATATACGTTCTTTTGATCGCGGGAGTTTTACCTACTACTGTGAAAGCACTGTACGATCCAAAGAGGAAGTATATAGGATACGTCAAGAGAGACATCATGCATCTGAAACCAAACTCAGATCTCAAGATCCTAACATGTTTGCACAAACCGGACAACATCTCTGGCGTGCTCTCGCTGCTACAACTGCTCTCTTTCACT
This genomic stretch from Brassica napus cultivar Da-Ae chromosome C9, Da-Ae, whole genome shotgun sequence harbors:
- the LOC106417173 gene encoding cation/H(+) antiporter 9-like, which encodes MNESLALTPAPWPAISKVEVCYRAFFNISSYGILENYETPSVIFGYALPLLELQIIIIFVLIVLSHMFLRFIGVPQFVSYMFTGLLLGRHLFDLQDFSSHHLSLDVALDGNIALEGVANLGLIMFTFLMGVKTNKRAVFHIGKGTVAIAVLSFVVTMTAGLAFRNFQLDKADPLYMPLKLAPTERTVIVSVQALTLLPVITHLVYELKIPNSELGRLAISIATINDLLGFITLQCVSYVASYRYVSPRIANRDALAMTILILVILFIIKPTAQWIFDTSPEGKPVRELYVYGTIMTAIAASICTTYFHQVHVLGAILVGMAIPDGPPLGSALEAKFEGLVTNIFLPISIVVMTMKADISKVLYAFDDIAINIFLVGFTLVVKWTATFGSCLIFKLPTNESIILAIMMNYKGFVDLCFFEGAANHRNLSQATHTFMIIYVLLIAGVLPTTVKALYDPKRKYIGYVKRDIMHLKPNSDLKILTCLHKPDNISGVLSLLQLLSFTPDGESNKDRGVIAVTALHLVKLAGSSFPILIPHDKRTKPQLHQNTYIQTMMLVFSEFQQENSASTTVSFFTAYSQEDLMDHDICNLALDHHTSMIIVPSGRKWSPDGLYESDDNVIRSVNASLLDRAPCSVGVLNDRSYRTKKKINGTVNVGVIFIGGKDDREAISLAKWMRQNPRVSLTVIRFLSGQEPDKNKNWDYLVDNGVLNDLKETYASSENFVYAEKIVNGGPAVATAVRLAAEDYDLMIVGRGRDYDLLDVSGLAEWMELPELGVIGDLLACKDLKTRVSVLVVQQQQQHE